TGCAGATTAATTGTAAAACTTTTGAACAGCCTAATAAAATATTGCGTTAATGCACTATGAAGTGCCCCCTTTGTGTTACTTTTACAGAATCTTTTTAACCCATGAGGAGTCTGGGAAATCAGGGGTTGTAAGAAGACTGAACAAGAGTCCTGGTGCACGGAAGCATTCTGGATATCGTTTACTGAAAAGACTATTTGAATGCAGCAGCTGGTTTTGATTCTGAACAATTGAGTATGGTGGtacatgtttttttgggggggttttttaagtggagatttatttattatgaatttttcctctctctctcgaAAATAACATTGCCAGtgtgtcatttttaaaattgAGGAGAGGATGAAAGACAGCATCAAACTAAGTAAACATTAAGGTAATACCATCATCCCCACAAGACCATTTCAGTGGGGCCAGATTAAGTTGTTGATTGTTATGTCGTGGGTCAATCTAGAACATGGTGCTCAGGAATTATGGAGTGGTGGAGGCAAATTGAAACCAGGCTCCCAAATGTGGTCAAATTAATTTTTTGCAcccaaaaggttttttttcttccctcCACAGATCTGAACCAAATTTTATTCTCAACATGCTGGAGGGGAGACAGGCACAAGTCTtcacaacatttagttatataaaaGTAGGCTGCatttataataggagaaacaactTTACTGGACTATGCTCCTAAACTAGGGAGGCAAAAGAAAGCAAACAAGGGGGAAAAACACAATTTAGTGTTCAATATCTGTTAATTTTATCAATTGCCCCCCAGAAATTGAAGTGCTTGGGACAATGCCACCATATTGATGGAATCGTCTCTATGCCCATAGCGATACCAACATAAGGGGGAATAAGCTGGGGATATCTCATGGGTACAAGGgtgtgaatataatatatatatatatatatatataattttgtatcacttttctttgattaaataaaactctttaaacaataataaattttGCAATTCATTGAAGAGTCCGGTCAGTGCTTTCtggaaattataaaaaaatatataaataaagagagagagatcaaaaatatatatttattatcagagAAAAATGTCAAGAATAAAGATTTGTACATTGGTTTTTAAGATGTTCTATCTACAAGTGGATGTTGAAACCTTTCAACTATAGATACTGCCCTTTTATACACTTCAGTTGGGCATACTGCCATAATGTACTTTTCATTTACaagaaaatacacacacacacattacaagtgctgtaatgcatttaaaaaaaagtgattcaaTATATACAGCTACACAATCATTTTATGCATCAATCAATCCACAGTCGTAATACAGACTTCTATCATTTGTTGTCATGTCTGTAGTAAATATGGGTAAAAGTTTGTCATAAGTCTGTAGCAACTGCGGTTAAAATTTTCATTCTACAAGTTTTTCATATTTCCTGTACACTTTACAAATCTATTATttataaaactaattttcacaaagtttacacATGTAGTTTTCCCCTCACTACAAAACATCTATGCAGTGACATTTAGAGACAGTTCCATAAGCTGTAACTCGAACAAAGttaatttttcaaaaaggggtttttttttttcatccatcaTTGGACAATTTGATGGCTTGTGACTTTTATTCTCTTGTACTTTTATACAGTGCATAGGAGTATTTGTTTTAATGCGGTTTCTTTTGACAAGgacaaaaacagcaaaaaaaacaaacattgtcaGTCCCCATAACACACTTTGTAATAAGCCCCTTTCTACCCAATTAAATGTCCTTAGCTCAGAAGCCCTTGCCCTACGTGAAAAGATAGACAAttgtaaaagtgtgtgtgtgttagaccactgaccaccagtctgacaaGTGCTGGCAGGTTTGGGCAATAACGTCcaacattttacattattattgcaaagtattatactgcccccacccggctggcaacattttctggggagaacattgcAACTGCATGTTGAGGTTGCACCAACAGTAAATACATAGTGTGGGCAGAATCTgggaaaatcattttttttataacataagtTTCATTATAGAACCCATTCAGAAGTCTTCCATATTCTTACAGTAAGTGCAACACCTCAAATGTAAGTAACATTTACAAGTATATTCTATACACATACCTTACATTTGGTTGACTTGTTTGAACCAGAATAAATCGGGTACATTTCTtcaacttttttttccccctccaaaCTACAAGAGTACGCAATAAAAGGGCTTGTATGCTTCACTTCCGTTAAATGAGGATTGTGCTAAAACTTTGAATGACAGAGCAGTTTTCAGTGCTATAATGGATGGGATATGACACTTAAACATGTCAAAGCAGCAACTTAACAAACTCCTTAACACCACTGCAGTATAATAAGCTTAAATGTCAGCAGCATTAAAGACATATAAGACAGGTCAACAACtacttttaacattttaaaagtaaGCATATATGGGAGTTCTTACACCCATAGCCTCTCCCTTAAAGCGGATGACGCCAATATTTCCCCATTAAAGTGACTTTGGCAGCATTAACAGATCTCCATACACCTTATGTACTACTGTAGTTACTGTGCTGAATGAATGAATTCAGCACAGGTGACTGCAATAGTAAATAAAGTAGCAAGTATGCAGGCACCACATTTTGTGCAAGAGGAAGGGGTCACGGAAGGTCTGCATAAGCACAGCATTCTATATTGAGCTTAATGCTTCACTGATGAAACAAATGTAAACGGTTTCCAGATGAGCACTGACCAGGAATGGCGAGGCACAGTATCAGTATGGCATGCAGGCTGGCAATTGCTCAGTTGAATTTTAAATTCCTGTCCAAATTATTTGCTCTACAAACTGTTGGCATTTGCAGACCGTATGTATAGGCCTTGCTGCAGTGGTTCTTTTTGCAGCAGGATCTATATATACGGTCGGCAGATGACAACAGGTGTAAAAAGCAAATAATCTTGgtgtaatacacaagtgatgccaATATTGTATAAACAGTGCGTTTAGTACTTTTTAGGAAAACTTGTCCATCTTAAAGTCACTCCTTACTGCAAATGATTACAAGAAAACATGGAGACTAGTGACTGATATAACCGCATTCGGCCTGTGGTCTCCTGCCTATACAATTACAGAACTCTTCTGTGACTCCCAAGATCCTtataatttactgtattacattatttcaTATTTCCATTTGTTATAGAAAGTTATTTCATTGGGTTCTTGAATAACACTTTCAATTTGTATATCTGAATAAAGGAGCTTAAAAGTAAGAGGCAGACTAAAAACGGGCTGGTTCTGTTCAGCTTTGCATCAGTTCGCACATCATATAAAGCATGTAAGCACTAATGTGCTATAACTCATAACAGCCAGATAGCACCTTTCATGGGCAAGTAGTACTGAAAAACTCCCAAGGGAGCACTATGGCAATATTTTTTTAGTTATCCTCAATTAAGAGAACTAAAAGTGAAATTATGTGTGTTGTAGTAGTTACCAAACCTTTACTTTGCTTAAGATATTCAGCACTATATTTACATTTGTCACACAGCAAGCTATTGTTTTCTGCTATCATTACTAGAAAGTCATCTGTTGCATTTAGATTATATAGGAAAATAAATCTTCCCCCACAACCACAGCAAATGTCTCCAGTTCTGGATATGTTCCTTAGACTTAAACACATGTATTTGGAACGATATTAGTAGTAATTTTACACACGGTAACGTGAATTTTAGATTGTGCAGTATTATATAGACGCAAGTGTGGCAATCACAATAAAAATAGGCCTGTTGCTGGTCTTGAAGTTATGCAGCTCTGAGCTTTGTCAAGATTTACAGGGAATTTAAGCCATGTGTAAAATTGAGATATTGCCTCCCTGTGTCGTCCCCGAACGTCATGCGGCCTGGCCCTCCCTGACGTCATGGCCTACTACTTTGCAGCACAACTGGCTCATCTCTGGAAATGGATTGGGGAGTTTCCTTAGAGGATGTACAGGGCTCGATAGACCAGACCTCCCATACAAGCCTTATTGGGCACAAGAGTCACCAGAATGGTCCCGCCACTGCTTAAGCAGGTTTTAATGATCTGGAACAGTTGAAACTCAATGTGCTGGATGTGGCAACTTCATTATAGGTTAATTGCACTCTACCGGAGCTGTAAAAATTAAGACTATTTCCCAGATGGCAGGCTGCGAGTATTATTTCTCTGGGGCAATTATATTCTGGGGGCACCCTCAAATCTTTTGCAGAGTTACAAGTAGACTTTCAATTACCGAATAATTTAGGCTATACAATCCTACAGTAACGTCACGCCCCGATGACACTTTGGTAGCACCCCTCACCTTTGCTCTAGACCCTCTCCGCGTACTCCTTAAACTAATGGGTTCCAAAAAGACCATCTCAATGTTATATGCCAATGTACTCTCCATACGCACTCCTGATGACCTGGCTAGACTGCGACAGGtttggaaactggacctgggagCATTGACCAACATGCTCGACTGTTCCCGTGAGGCCATCTCCTGTACCAGGTACAGGCAGGTTCAGCTGTACATTTTACATAGAGTGCATTACTCTCCCCACAGGTTGCTCCAGATGGGTGCCCCGATCCGACTAACTGTCCAAAATACGGAGGGGCAGGAGACTTTTGGTGGCAGATGGTGGAGTGTATTCAAGACACAGGTATTCCACTGTTCTACCCAATAGACCTGCATATTTGGTTTGGGAGTTGATTTACTGCTGGGAAGGTCTGCAACCAGATATGCCCTTCATCTTTTCACCCTAGCTAAGGTTGCTGTTGCTAGAGGGTAGATGGCACGAGAGGGGCCAGACTTCGATGTCTGGGTAGCCCTGGTTAATGTAGCTGTGGGTGATGAGCGATTCACTTATCAGTCCCGAGGCACCATGCCAAAATATTACAATAAACTTTGATCCTATCTGAAAATTAATTAATCCTTGGTCGGTCCACCTAAATCCCTATAAGCACTTTAGACATCACTAGCTGACTCCAGTCACAGATTTATCCTACTGGCTGTAATTAATATCGCTATCTACCCTATATGGAAGAAGGAATGGAATGttactgtttttttctctttttgttaaaatattattaaaaatatttgagaaaaaaaaaaaaaggtgagatATTGCACGTAATCTGCAAACTGCAGAACTGGCCCATCGGCTTCTCCACCTGCCCTACGCATACATGGGTGTAATGGAGGGGGCAAACTAGTAAAGCGCTAGTACCTTGCTCAGGTGGCTCAGCAGGCCCCCTTCAGGAACACACTATTTCATGGACACCTTTATCGATGCATCAGACATTGTCTGTAAAGACAATGACACAAAAAGGTATTGTCGCCAAAGATGCATTTACACAACATTTTTCCGGGAAGAGCTGTTTTTAGTACATGAAAGACTGGTAATATCACAAAGGCAGGTCGCTGTGTGGTTTTCTAATATGAAAAAGAGCGTTCTCAGACCCAATATCAAAATAGTTTTtcataaaatgtaacataaagtACTACCAATGTCTTGAAAGGGTAAATATCACATCTGTTGTAGAATGTAGCAACAAACTAGTTTGTAAGTACTATAGCAGTACAAAGGGTTAGATATTAGACATCACACATACAGAACAAGGACAGATTGGAAGCATTCCCACATACTCTGTCACTTTTCATTGCCTGAGTATCCCCATTAGTGCCAGGAACTGGATGTTTTACAGTAGAGCAGATTATCCAAAAACACTGATCCCTTTCTGAGGCTGACTTTTAAAAGACAATGACAACCTCAAcgcatgtataatatacatacatgttGACAAAAaccttacatttattaaataaattagaaaataaaatcacaatagtgcatttataaaaatgcatattaaaaGATCAGCTTGAGGTATGATATAAACACCCCAAGTGAAAATAAGGGGACCTAAAAACATCAAGATCACCGTTATATGTATTGCAGATTTGATTTTTAGATTTCACATTCTAATACAGCTCATTAATAAATGTAAGGTTTGATATAGAGATACATACCTACATCACGATCTTTTAAAAGTCACACTCCGAACGTGGAAATCAATGCTCTTACCTATATCTACAGCTGTGCTTCTGGGTACAGGAGATTGAAGCTTAATGGTCTGCTTGCTCAGAAACCTCTCTGCAGCTTTTGACAGGTGTGGTGTGATGAGCCACAGGAATATGGCTCCACTCTGCTCAGCATGAAGTTCATGAACTGAACATTACGTTGTAAAGTTCTGTAGTTACTTAAATAGTTAAGTGACGGGCATCcacttatttggaaaaaaaattcaggaagTCATCAAATTCATCTGCATGTTTATCAACAAACTTCCTTGTTCTTTGTTTGATAGACTGAATGTCTTCATCTTCCTGGAAAGATTCCTGTAAAAACACAATGTGGCACGTCTTACAAGCACAGCATTTAACAAAGCTTTTATGGTTCCACATGGTGAGAATGTTACTTAAAAAGGGTAAACCATATTAGGACCTTCTACAGCATTCAAGACAGATTTGTTTGTTTAGGGCTTCTGTCTAGATACAACTCATGCTAAGGTTATATtcctggcacatttatttttgaTGTCCTTGGCTATAATATATTTAAGGTCAAGTTCCACTTTAACACTTGATTTTAGACATGTGAAGGATATGATATACATTGGATGTGCATGTTATTTAAACTCAGTTTTTAGTTTCTGATATAAGGTTTCCTGACTCTCAAAGACTATTTAGAGGACCAGAGAGAAGAATCTACACCACAATTATTATTAGGTGGGTAGGACCGGTTTCCGCTATGGGACTAGGTTGAACAACCCATTTTCTTTGCAATTCCACAAAGGCTTTCAAAAATATCAATACTGTAATACTAgttctctctctctataacacGCCCTTATTACTGCCAGGTATATTTGAATGTAGCACATTTTGTGTCACCCTCTTTACACCTCACTAGTTATGTTTTAAAGTGGTGAGATATAGAGAGGGACCACTGTATAAATAGCCAACAAATCTGATTATTCATACTATACCTCATCACTTTCATCAGATGGATAGAGGTATGAAATTCCTGTGTTTTTAATGCCATTTTCTACCAACTGTCTTAAACTCCCGGCAACTAAATGTagctcttcttcttcttcataaGCATAGATCTTTCCATCTTCTGCCACAAGAATGATATACTGCCATGGTGTAGGGTGTAGGGTGGTGGCCATGCTTCCAGAGCACTCCAGGGTGCCCAGGATTTCCATTCTTGTACTTTTCGGGAGGTAGACATGTTGCCATCCTTCAAGCATAAATTTCTGACCCATGTAAATAGTGCCGTTTAGATCACAGATTCGAAGGTATTTGCCATCATTCAAGTACCACAAGGTTTCCTTATTTCTTTGGACAAAGCTGGAGACCGACTCAAGATCATCAGCTGTAGAGGGAGGAACAATTAAACTCATCATGCCTAGCTCCAAACAACAAACCAGTATCAAACATGGAAGGCTCTTCTACTCAAGTTGGAGAAATATGTGATGAAACACTAGAAACAGTTTATGGattatatatttatcaaatatttttaaactatCTACACAGCACTTCGTAATTTGAGAGTCTCTCCAATTTAAAGTGTAATCCAATTGCACAGTTCAAAGAAAGCATGTTTTATTAAAGAAAAGCAAAACAGACCAAGCTACATGAAAGTAAGTGAAATTTATTCTCATTACTTTCAGCTTATTCATGACTGCTATGAAAAAATAAGattccaaatccagtcctcagggagccctaacaaagcaggttttccagatctcttcgctggagcacaggtgtattcattacaaatataaaaagatccacaggtgctaCCTGTTACTTgggacctggaaaacctgcactcttAGGGCTCCCCAAGGAATGGATTTGGGAAACATGGGTATAAGGTGATCCTCAAGGAAGTTATACATTCCATCCTGAAACTCTCATAAATCACGTGATACAAGCAGCAGGAGCATGTAGCTTGGGATTGTAGGTTTGCAAGCAGGAACCTCTTACTTCAATATCTGGCacaataaaaatttttttaataattcccATGCTTAGGCCCAGTAAGCTGCATCATGGTGTTGCTTAGAGGAGAGCTCTCAGGATTGACTAGTTTTCCTATTTGTGGTGGTGTGTAGTGGAAAATGCCATCAGGAAAGGTGTTCAAGAAAGAGACCAAAAAAAGAGTAGTAGAGTAGACCCCTGAACCCTTTAGCAAGAAGTGGGTGTCAATATGGATGCTTGTTTTCCAATGTAGAAGTAGTAATAAAATCCAGAGACAATATTTTCAATTGGTTATATGGAGGTGCCGATGTCTTATCAGAGTTTAGAGGAGTTTTAAACATTAACTTTCCATTGCAGGGAGAGGCTTAGGTATTGAATTGCGTATAGGTTTAGGTCTTGTAATAAATCTGGAttatgaaatattaatttatggaATGAGAAGACCCCcattcaatatttattattatcttttcagTATATTCTGGGTTCTTGTAAGATCAAGGCACTGCTTCTTTAGTAAGTATGGTTTCTTGCAGGCTTATTGCTCCACACTTTGGGTTTTCTATTGATGGGAAGTAGCTTTAAATCTTGAAATAATTCACTCtgttctttaatatattttatggataGGTTTTGATCATTGCATTCAATAAAGAGGTACCCCCAGCAATATCTAATTTGATGTGACCGTAGAATTTTAGACCAGGTTTAAGTTCCCTTCTGCGTGATAATGCGTAGGGTGTTCGATTTGGATAGAAATATAGTACTGGGATAGACCTTTGCATTTTGCCAATGAGAAGCAAGTTCACAATACACATTCACGTCCTCCAACTAGTAAGACTCGTAAAGGCGATACTTAGCTTGTTGCCATGGAGTGCCGGGTGGAATTCATGCATGTTGCGATCCTCTCATTGGATGTCTGTGAGAAGAATCTAACATGGTTGGCTCCGATTCTCTGGTCTTGGATCATTGCGGTGCCCAGAGTAAAATGGTGGGAACTGGTCCCCAAGTTCCAGTCGTGGTGGTTAAATAAAAAGTAAGACTAAGTTAATGATACCACTTTCTACCTTATTCTGTTCTAttgtccatttaattttattctATTACCACATCCTTACCACTTTACAGCACTTGATATGATCTATGAAATCCACATTGGTTAGAAACATATTTGTGTCAATGTAGAGGAAATTCCAGCTGCCATTATCACTTCTTTGGAGCAGAAGTGCAATCTGGTTATCACATTTCAGGGTATTGTGCTCTGTGAGCTATCAGCAATCAGAGAGGTCAGGTATTATAATGCAGAATAAATCTTTAAGAAATGTATGCAAATCCACTATGGTCTCTGGGATCCCTTTAAGCCTTATGTTGTACTTGTGGGATCTGTTTTCTAAGTCTTCCTGGTGATCTCTCAGATAATTATTCTTAGGTATACAAATCGCTAATGGTGTTGTCAACTCTAACGTTTGTCTCTACATGCTGGACTCAAGTTCACAGGGCTGCAATATCTCAGGATAACGCCTCAGCTGGTTTAGAAAGCTCAGACAGCAAGTGCATTTCAATATCAGCAAATTTCTTGAGTTCAGTAGTTACCTCAGATAGCTCACCATCGTCCTTGGAGTGCTGCAATACAACAGCATCTTGGCATATCGCTGCTTCCATAAGAAATCTGTCGACTCGGAGCACAATGTTGACTTTTTCAGTTTAGGATACAGGACTATAAGACTGCTGTGAATATGGCTCAGGCGAGTATCATTTATCAAAGCGTTTGTTTGGTGAAAAGCAGTgtatttgaaataaaactcaGCTGGGCAGAAGTTTGTTTTAAGCTGCCAGCACAAATCATACATGCGTCTCTCGCAACAGTGAAATCTGTAGTTTATTTGTTTCAAAGCAGACAGGCTTCTTTTGGCAATTCATTAGAATAAACATTTACTTTATGAAATGACTGTTGGGGAACAATTAGCTGAAATAtgaagagagaaaaaacaaaacaaaaaactaaaacttTTCTAGCATTCCTCCATAGTTTCCAGGatctcccctgcccccccccc
The nucleotide sequence above comes from Mixophyes fleayi isolate aMixFle1 chromosome 6, aMixFle1.hap1, whole genome shotgun sequence. Encoded proteins:
- the LOC142161315 gene encoding uncharacterized protein LOC142161315, with amino-acid sequence MMSCLPPAEKLSPGCDLPRRINGFHKQSYSKDKDTLEQPLFQNSMLESESDEHQQCILEGEKVIRILEGETLIKKLEKKPDDLESVSSFVQRNKETLWYLNDGKYLRICDLNGTIYMGQKFMLEGWQHVYLPKSTRMEILGTLECSGSMATTLHPTPWQYIILVAEDGKIYAYEEEEELHLVAGSLRQLVENGIKNTGISYLYPSDESDEESFQEDEDIQSIKQRTRKFVDKHADEFDDFLNFFSK